From the genome of uncultured Bacteroides sp.:
TGCTTGCTTTTTCTTGAAGAAAGTAGCAAACGTTGCTAGAAATTCCCTAAAAATATTTGATGCCGAAACAGTAGTAACTCCCGATTTATCCGTTTTAGGAATAGGAAGAATAAACTTGTGATAAAGGCAAAAAGCAACAAACAAGCCACTTAAAATATAGAAGGTGATGGACCATGCAAAAGGAATATTCCCAGTCCAGTTTTCCAATCCTCCAGCCAATACAATAAGAACACCTTGTCCAAAAATAGTGGCTATACGATAGAAAGTACTACGGATACCTACATACAATGCTTGTTCCGGGACATCTAATGCCAACATATAAAATCCATCGGCAGCAATATCGTGAGTAGCAGAACTAAATGCAACCAACCAGAATACAGCTAAAGTGATTTGAAAGAAGTTGGACATCGGTATGGTAAAAGCAATACCTGCCAATCCGGCACCAACCAAAAGCTGCATAGTTACAATCCACCAACGTTTGGTTTTAAGCAAATCTACAAACGGACTCCAGAAAGGTTTGATAACCCATGGCAAATAAAGCCAACTGGTATATAAGGCTATATCTGTATTGGAAATATTCAGTTTCTTATACATAATAACCGATATAGTCATTACTGCAACATAAGGTAATCCTTCAGCAAAATATAAAGTGGGTATCCATGCCCAAGGTGATATTTTCTTATTTTTCATAATATGCCATTAATATAATTTATTTATGGATGCTCCTACGTAATAATGCAATAAAATCTTGTCATATGTATAACCTTGCTCACCCATTACTGCAGCTCCAATCTGGCAAAGTCCTACTCCATGTCCCCATCCTGAGCCAATAAGATTAAAGCTTTGAGGTATATTATTTATAATATTCTCTTTTTCGACAACAAAAGCAGAACTGTACAAGTGGGACGTAGAAAGTGTTCTTCTGATCTCTAATTCTTTGCCAATAATCAGTGACCGTTTGGTTCCAACAATTTTTAATTTAACCAATCGACCCGAAGTACCTCTCTCCACAGGGATAAGGTCTACTATTTCACCATAATCAACACCAGAACGTTTCAGGATAAGTTCAGAAAGCTCTTTCTGTGAATAAGAAACCTTCCAGCGATAAAAGTTGATTGTCTCCTGATCATAATTATTCAATACCTGAGAAAGAATTTTCTTATCTGTCGTATTGCAGAATGCATCTGGAGAAGTATATATCCATTTTACAGCTTCATCTTCTTTAGTCAAATCCGGCAATGGTTCTCCACTCTTATCATCACGTAACTTCACCAGATATGGATGTTTCACATCTTCCCAACAATATTGAAACTCTTCTACTGCACCACCACAACATTTAGAGAAACGAGCATCACAAATCTTTGCTCCTGACATTAAGAGTTGTCCGGAAGTGCTTCTTACAGCAAGTTCTACATTTTTTGTAGAAGCACGTGAAATACCTTGGTAGCGTTGGCAATGATCATCAGCACACACATCAAATTTAACATGATCCTCACGATCATACCACTTTATACATTCATCTTCTGTCTGAGAAAATGCAGTATATTCTGATTTTTCTTCAGCGATCTCTTTGTTCTTCTGAATCTGAGCTAATAACCAACTACGGGAAATTACGGCATGCGCTTTCAATAATTCCATTGAAGCTGTAGCACTCATCTCGGACGAGATTACACTAATTAAGTAATCTTCCACAGAAATTACATTTACAGCCGTCAGCTTATTATTCTCAATAATGAGTTTCAGAGCACCACGAAAACGCTGGTTTTCTTTCCGCTCCCAATGAAAGTTTATGCCAATGGTTACATCCAGTAATTCAAAAGAATCATTTGCACTGTCGGAAGGTTCAAACAATAATTCTTCATACACCGAGCCGTTCCAAAGAATTTTTCCTTGAGAATAAACAGCATTCTGACTTCCGGTTACTAATGAACCGTTCCTAAGATAATTGCCCTGCAACACAAAATCTACTTGAGGTTCAAACATGATCCCCACATCTACTCTAGGTTCCTTCATAACGCTGGTTTTATATGTTCTGCAATTTTATTCAATGCAACTTCATCCATACATACTTCATTTAAAATTGTATGCACATTTTCTACCGTAATCTTTTCAAAGTCTTTTTCCAAAGGAGTTATAAAGACACCACCCATATCTACGGCAGCCGGACTGATTAAAATATTATCTTCGCCATCTGCAGTATAACAGGAAGGACGGTGTAATGATCGGGGAAAAACACAGACTATCCATTTTTCTGCGTCATACCACGCAAGAACATTCATCATAGGCTCTTCTTCTCCCGGTTTAACTTCCAACAAAGCATATATTTGTTCAAACAGCTCAACTGCATTTTCCTTTGAATCCGACTCTATAACAAAAACTCCTCTTTCGAATTTGTTTAAGATATAAAGTTTGGCAGACTGGTGCTCAATAACTGGTTTAGTAACAAACTTTTTCCACTCCTTTTCAATTGGTAGAAAGCCTCTACTTCCTGCCTGAAAATGTGCATGATCAGGCGCTGATGCACCGCACTTCGGACCATTATAAAAGATAGTATATTCATCTATGTTATATGCCAGGTCCAACATATCTCCTAGTCTACCGGCAATTCGCTGATCCACATGCTTACATGAAGGAATAGTAAGATGCTTCGGAAATATTGGAAACGGATTGATTAGTATTACATAATCGTCTCCAAACGGAATTCCTTTCTGTATTGCCGGACGGTTTTGTTCACATAAAAAACATTTTCGTTCCTGAATAGACTTTGTATCTACTTTGGCTGAAGAAGAAACAATCCTGGCCGGATTAAACTGAACTTTGATATTAAAATTATCAAAAACCAGTTCTTTAACCTTTACTTGCTTCAACGCTTCATAATTGTTTCGGGCCAGCTCCCATACATTGAGCTGTTCCTGAAGCAATTCTGCAACTTGCGATGATGTGACTATTCTTTTCATTTCTTCTTATTTAAAGCAACTCTGGCTTGAAGTTCCCAGGTACGGATTCTGTCTTTATACGTGTTGTGACCATTCATCTTAACAATATCAAGTGAAGCATCAGAATTATCATCCCAGCGACGGCACATATAAACAACATCGTATACACGTCCGATCTGATATTTGCGGGAAATGTTCAGTCCTAATGCATAATCTTCACCATAACTTGTATTAGGTACTTTTATTTCTCTAAGTATTGGTGTATAGAAAGCACGTGGAGCACCCAATCCGTTAATACGAAGTGCATTGTTCCGTCCGTTCTCTGGAGTCCATTCTTTATGATCAATGATTCCGGGAGCTATCATATTCATATTAAAGTCAGTCATCATATAAGTACCAACTACCATAGCACAATTTTGCTCATAGAAAGCAGCAACCATTTTCTGTAATGTATTCTCGTTACTGTAAACATCATCACTGTCTAGCTGAACTACAAACTTACCACATTTTGGATGGTGTACACCCAAGTTCCAACAACCACCTATACCTAAGTCCTGACGTTCCGGAATTATGTGAATCAAACGTTCATCTGACGCAAACTTATCAATAGCTTCCGTTGTACCATCGGTAGAGTAGTTATCTACTACAATTAAGTTGAATTTAAAGTTTGTTTTCTGGCTCAAAACAGAACGGATAGCATCTTCAACTGTACGGATACGGTTTCTAACAGGAATCAGCACTGATGCTTCAAACTCAAAATCTCCCGCATTAAATTCTATCTCTTTAAATTCTGGAGCAAGATATCCGCCTATCACTTTTAGATGATCAGTACATGCTGCTTCCATCTCAATTTGTACTCCTCTGTTCTTAGGATCTACATAATCGAAGATCTTTTCTCCACTTTTACGTGTATCGAATTCTACTTCAGAGTAAAGATACTCATTGATATGAACCAAAGAAGATCTTTGGGATACTTTCAGGCGCAAATCATACAACCCAGCAAACGAATACTCGGTAGCCATTTCGTTCACAGCAGCTTTTAGTACACTAGACTTATAAAGCAATACTGAACCAAAATTAAAATCATCGCGCAAACTACCAAACTGATAATCAATAACCGGACAAGCTGTTCTTGTTTCGCCTATAACCTGGTAATGATCTGCATAAATCATTCCTGCATCAGAATCGTCTGCTATATGCAACATACGTTCTAATGCAAACATTCCTAATTCCAGAGTGGTATATTTAGTATAAATCAGGCTATAATCTGCATCTGAATGAGATGCAATTTCGCGGGCTGCAACTGTAGAATTCAATGATGGAACCTGAAGTTTCTCACAACCATCTATAGATTCTTCCACATTATCTGTAACAAGTAAGTAGATTTTACTTACTAAATCACTGGCTTTTAAATTTTTTATAGTTTGCTCAGCTTGTGCAGCTCCCATAAAGGGAATAAAACAATTAACTGTAGTTTTCATATTAATATCGTATTACTTTTTATTCTTATCGTTTATAATTTGAATGTTTTAAAATTCCTACTTCACCGCTTGTACTTGTAAACACGCATTCTGTAGCACTCAGTGGCACCACTGTACTTATAAGTGAGTTCCCTACCTTATGTTTCCAGAGAAGTTTTCCTGAGAAAGCTTCCAAGGCAAAAATAACTCCACTCTTAGTGCTACCAAACACAACTCCATCTTTCTCGACTAACATGGATGGTGCATGTTCATATCCAAACTTCACATCGGTTGCCCATATCTGTTTTGGAACATTACTTTCTGTAGAAAAACAAACTACGCTATCTTGCATGGTTTTACTATACAATCGCATCTTATCTGCCGAAAGTCCGATTGTTTCTCTGACAGTAGATTGAAACGTTCTCCATATTGTTTTTCCACTATTAGCATCAATCGCTGTCATAGCACGTTGTGGATCTGTTATGAAAACTTTCCCTTTTGCGGCAACAGGCCATACAGCAGCCGGAGAAAAATGCATGCGAGTTAGATTTCCATTCCATTTCCAGAGTTCCTTACCAGATGCTTTATCTAATGCATACAAATTATTATCCCAGGCACCAAAAATAACTTTGTCTTCGTAAATTAATGGCTTTGTTTCAATATATCCTTTAACGTCTGTATATTCCCAACAAAGTTTTCCTGTCTTTACATCAATAGCCCTAAAAGTATAATCACTTGCTCCAATATATGCAATCCCGTTATCAATAGTAACAGCACCTAGGACTGCTTCCTGAGCAGTATATTTCCAGATCA
Proteins encoded in this window:
- a CDS encoding DUF4922 domain-containing protein encodes the protein MKRIVTSSQVAELLQEQLNVWELARNNYEALKQVKVKELVFDNFNIKVQFNPARIVSSSAKVDTKSIQERKCFLCEQNRPAIQKGIPFGDDYVILINPFPIFPKHLTIPSCKHVDQRIAGRLGDMLDLAYNIDEYTIFYNGPKCGASAPDHAHFQAGSRGFLPIEKEWKKFVTKPVIEHQSAKLYILNKFERGVFVIESDSKENAVELFEQIYALLEVKPGEEEPMMNVLAWYDAEKWIVCVFPRSLHRPSCYTADGEDNILISPAAVDMGGVFITPLEKDFEKITVENVHTILNEVCMDEVALNKIAEHIKPAL
- a CDS encoding glycosyltransferase family A protein is translated as MKTTVNCFIPFMGAAQAEQTIKNLKASDLVSKIYLLVTDNVEESIDGCEKLQVPSLNSTVAAREIASHSDADYSLIYTKYTTLELGMFALERMLHIADDSDAGMIYADHYQVIGETRTACPVIDYQFGSLRDDFNFGSVLLYKSSVLKAAVNEMATEYSFAGLYDLRLKVSQRSSLVHINEYLYSEVEFDTRKSGEKIFDYVDPKNRGVQIEMEAACTDHLKVIGGYLAPEFKEIEFNAGDFEFEASVLIPVRNRIRTVEDAIRSVLSQKTNFKFNLIVVDNYSTDGTTEAIDKFASDERLIHIIPERQDLGIGGCWNLGVHHPKCGKFVVQLDSDDVYSNENTLQKMVAAFYEQNCAMVVGTYMMTDFNMNMIAPGIIDHKEWTPENGRNNALRINGLGAPRAFYTPILREIKVPNTSYGEDYALGLNISRKYQIGRVYDVVYMCRRWDDNSDASLDIVKMNGHNTYKDRIRTWELQARVALNKKK
- a CDS encoding SpoIID/LytB domain-containing protein yields the protein MKEPRVDVGIMFEPQVDFVLQGNYLRNGSLVTGSQNAVYSQGKILWNGSVYEELLFEPSDSANDSFELLDVTIGINFHWERKENQRFRGALKLIIENNKLTAVNVISVEDYLISVISSEMSATASMELLKAHAVISRSWLLAQIQKNKEIAEEKSEYTAFSQTEDECIKWYDREDHVKFDVCADDHCQRYQGISRASTKNVELAVRSTSGQLLMSGAKICDARFSKCCGGAVEEFQYCWEDVKHPYLVKLRDDKSGEPLPDLTKEDEAVKWIYTSPDAFCNTTDKKILSQVLNNYDQETINFYRWKVSYSQKELSELILKRSGVDYGEIVDLIPVERGTSGRLVKLKIVGTKRSLIIGKELEIRRTLSTSHLYSSAFVVEKENIINNIPQSFNLIGSGWGHGVGLCQIGAAVMGEQGYTYDKILLHYYVGASINKLY
- a CDS encoding MFS transporter, which produces MKNKKISPWAWIPTLYFAEGLPYVAVMTISVIMYKKLNISNTDIALYTSWLYLPWVIKPFWSPFVDLLKTKRWWIVTMQLLVGAGLAGIAFTIPMSNFFQITLAVFWLVAFSSATHDIAADGFYMLALDVPEQALYVGIRSTFYRIATIFGQGVLIVLAGGLENWTGNIPFAWSITFYILSGLFVAFCLYHKFILPIPKTDKSGVTTVSASNIFREFLATFATFFKKKQAGIAILFMLLYRLPEAQLVKLINPFLLDPIEKGGLGLSTAEVGIVYGTVGILGLTIGGIIGGICASKGGLQRWLWPMAWSISLTCLTFVYLGYFQPQNLIIINICVFIEQFGYGFGFTAYMLFLIYYSEGEHKTAHYAICTGFMALGMMLPGMAAGWLQDHIGYENFFVWVMICCAATIAVCAFVKIDPEYGKKKDEIESE